Proteins from a genomic interval of Blastocatellia bacterium:
- a CDS encoding sugar phosphate isomerase/epimerase — protein MRIALNGATTMRADLATDIQVAHEAGFDLIEIWAGKLWDYLASHSLSELKQLFSEHGVAAYSINSLENITFRSVDDEGDLLDRFRQLCRIAHELECPYIVAVPSPRPSDVTDETITEESARVLARLDECAAPYGVQVAFEFLGFAGCSVRTLAHSWEIVKRVNRPTVGLVIDTFHFYVGGSSLASLQMLTPDRIFIVHINDAEDRPRAELEDQHRLLPGRGILPLREIIAGLRSIGYDGVISVEIFRPEYWAWDPIRLATEARLAAESILLPGQ, from the coding sequence ATGCGCATCGCACTTAACGGAGCAACAACCATGAGAGCCGATCTGGCGACGGACATCCAGGTGGCCCACGAGGCCGGATTCGATTTGATCGAAATCTGGGCCGGCAAACTCTGGGATTACCTCGCCAGCCACTCCTTAAGTGAGCTGAAGCAACTTTTCTCGGAGCACGGCGTCGCGGCCTATAGCATCAACTCGCTCGAAAACATTACCTTTCGCTCGGTGGACGACGAGGGTGATCTCCTTGACCGCTTCAGGCAGCTCTGTCGCATCGCTCACGAGCTGGAGTGTCCCTATATCGTCGCCGTCCCCAGCCCCCGTCCTTCCGACGTGACCGACGAGACGATCACCGAGGAGTCCGCTCGTGTTCTCGCTCGCCTCGACGAGTGCGCAGCTCCATACGGGGTGCAAGTTGCATTTGAGTTCCTTGGCTTCGCTGGCTGTAGCGTCCGAACGCTCGCCCACAGTTGGGAGATCGTTAAACGGGTGAATCGTCCCACAGTGGGCCTGGTCATTGACACCTTTCACTTTTATGTCGGTGGTTCCTCGCTCGCATCGCTCCAAATGCTCACCCCCGACCGGATCTTTATCGTTCACATCAATGATGCCGAGGACCGACCTCGTGCGGAACTTGAGGACCAGCATCGGCTCCTCCCGGGCCGAGGCATTCTCCCACTGAGAGAGATCATTGCAGGACTTCGTTCTATCGGCTACGATGGCGTGATTAGCGTGGAGATCTTTCGTCCCGAATATTGGGCCTGGGATCCCATCCGCCTGGCAACCGAGGCGCGTTTGGCTGCAGAGAGCATTCTCTTACCAGGGCAATAG
- a CDS encoding sugar ABC transporter substrate-binding protein, which produces MNRESPRASQDTIHRTVFACLAALTAVVLLMGSGCNRVPKDAKLHIAVVTKALDSEWWMSVKDGAEAAARDHPFVEISVLAPEREINIDQQVALIEDQILKRVSALVVAPAGASEVIPVLNKAKAAGIPVVLMDTEAPWPDRVSFVGLDNRLGGRLVGQYIVQALKGRGKVAVIRGILGISTHEDRIAGFRETVGQAPDIELVAVQPANSERALGMTVMENLLTAYPDLKAAFATNDQMALGAMEALAARGLLGKIVLVGFDATTEAVRAVRAGQLHATVAGHGFEMGRQAVIAAVKVLRGEPVPKRIDIRPTLVTRDNAEEFLMRQETR; this is translated from the coding sequence AATCCCCGAGGGCGTCACAGGATACGATTCACCGGACCGTTTTTGCGTGCCTGGCAGCGCTAACTGCAGTGGTCCTTTTGATGGGAAGCGGCTGCAATCGGGTACCCAAAGACGCGAAGCTGCACATCGCCGTCGTGACAAAGGCCCTCGACAGCGAGTGGTGGATGTCGGTCAAAGACGGTGCAGAAGCTGCCGCCCGCGACCACCCTTTCGTCGAAATCTCCGTTCTGGCGCCAGAACGCGAAATCAACATTGATCAGCAGGTGGCCCTCATCGAAGACCAGATTTTGAAGAGGGTCTCGGCTCTCGTCGTGGCACCGGCGGGAGCCTCGGAGGTCATCCCCGTCCTCAACAAAGCTAAGGCAGCGGGAATCCCCGTCGTGCTCATGGACACGGAAGCTCCCTGGCCCGATCGCGTGAGCTTCGTCGGCCTCGATAATCGCCTGGGGGGACGACTCGTCGGCCAGTACATCGTGCAAGCGCTCAAGGGCAGGGGGAAAGTCGCTGTCATTCGGGGCATTCTGGGCATTTCAACCCATGAGGATCGGATTGCTGGATTCCGGGAGACGGTCGGTCAGGCTCCGGACATCGAACTGGTAGCCGTACAACCGGCAAACAGTGAACGGGCCCTGGGGATGACAGTCATGGAGAACCTCCTGACCGCTTATCCCGATCTGAAGGCCGCTTTCGCCACCAACGATCAGATGGCGCTCGGCGCGATGGAAGCACTTGCCGCCCGCGGCCTCCTGGGAAAAATTGTACTCGTGGGATTTGACGCTACGACTGAAGCCGTGCGCGCCGTCCGGGCTGGCCAGCTTCACGCGACGGTTGCCGGTCACGGCTTTGAAATGGGACGACAGGCAGTCATTGCTGCTGTGAAAGTTTTGCGCGGGGAACCGGTACCCAAGCGTATTGACATCCGCCCGACGCTGGTAACGCGAGATAACGCCGAGGAATTTCTGATGCGACAGGAAACAAGGTAG